One window from the genome of Hoplias malabaricus isolate fHopMal1 chromosome X2, fHopMal1.hap1, whole genome shotgun sequence encodes:
- the LOC136676807 gene encoding melanopsin-A-like, protein MELQRSSVFKKVDVPDHVHYILAFLILIVGTLGVAGNTLVVFAFCSNRKLRTMPNFFIVNLALSDLMMALTQCPVFFINSLHTEWMMGELGCKLYAFCGALFGICSMNTLLAITVDRYLVITHPLKAMSWNSRYRTFIFIILVWTYSLVWSLAPLCGWSSYVPEGLMTSCTWDYVSPSWGNRSYTLSLCCCVFFVPLGIIICCYIKMFLSVRRTSRDVSRLGSQVRKAKVSEPQRSVQTEWRLAKLAAVVITVFVMSWAPYALITLIASAGYAHLLNPYSKTFPAIIAKASAIYNPFIYAIVHKKYRVTLAAKVPGLSCLSHTVENTRLSSSNSESSLSRESSLSKYKVHSTSTSKKVLGHVELDLFESRLQSFRCSYKQKNITKSLSLTHTKPSVCVRESLSLCEKELVHGSLAMTTATNRKHMDMPPAPNFSPESDLTETSPLETPRNPCSASPTSESSFNTEENSALISQSESTHT, encoded by the exons CAATAGAAAGTTGCGTACAATGCCAAATTTCTTCATTGTGAACCTTGCGCTGAGTGACCTGATGATGGCATTAACGCAGTGTCCTGTCTTCTTCATCAATTCTCTACACACAGAGTGGATGATGGGGGAActag gtTGCAAACTTTATGCTTTTTGTGGAGCTCTGTTTGGGATCTGTTCGATGAATACTCTGCTTGCAATCACTGTGGATCGGTACCTGGTTATCACTCACCCACTAAAGGCCATGAGCTGGAACTCCAGGTATAGAACCTTCATATTCATCATCCTCGTCTGGACCTACTCTCTCGTCTGGAGCCTTGCCCCTCTGTGTGGCTGGA GCTCCTATGTTCCGGAGGGCCTAATGACCTCCTGTACATGGGATTATGTTTCTCCGTCGTGGGGAAACCGCAGttatacactctctctctgctgctgtgtATTCTTCGTTCCTCTGGGCATCATCATTTGCTGCTATATCAAAATGTTCCTCTCTGTGCGGAGAACAAGCAG GGATGTATCAAGGTTGGGTTCTCAGGTGAGGAAGGCAAAAGTCTCTGAGCCTCAGAGGAGTGTCCAAACGGAATGGAGACTGGCTAAACTTGCTGCAGTGGTTATTACTGTGTTCGTTATGTCCTGGGCCCCATATGCCCTCATCACACTCATCGCTTCAGCTGG GTACGCACACCTACTGAACCCATACTCTAAAACTTTTCCAGCTATCATAGCCAAAGCCTCTGCAATTTATAACCCCTTTATATATGCCATCGTACACAAAAAATACAG AGTGACACTGGCAGCAAAAGTCCCTGGTTTGTCATGTCTTTCTCATACTGTGGAAAATACTCGTCTTTCTTCATCAAACAGTGAGTCGTCACTCAGTCGAGAGTCCAGTTTGTCCAAATACAAAGTGcattccacctccacctccaagAAG GTACTGGGACATGTGGAGCTGGACCTGTTTGAAAGCAGGCTTCAGTCTTTCAGATGTTCATACAAACAGAAGAACATCACAAAATCCTTGTCTCTAACACACACCAAG CCttcagtgtgtgttagagagtcTCTGAGTTTGTGCGAAAAGGAGCTTGTTCACGGTTCACTCGCTATGACGAcagccacaaacaggaaacacatgGACATGCCTCCTGCCCCAAATTTCAGCCCTGAGAGTGACCTCACAGAGACCAGCCCCCTGGAAACTCCCAGAAATCCTTGCAGCGCTAGCCCCACATCAGAAAGCAGTTTTAACACAGAAGAAAATTCAGCCCTGATTAGCCAATCAGAATCTACACACACttag
- the LOC136676583 gene encoding NACHT, LRR and PYD domains-containing protein 1 homolog — MPPSHLELQPKPSEFAPLSDASLGVVYASNDAGPQSSPNVDISAQNGSQVTAVILVDSTVHGDININSLSAKAEYKKMIVDMYSTVEEYNSFPGVNIHLAERFVDLLMVQKHREVNERQQEIICKGQKLHNILGKRNTDEYCTTSIHQMFCPDASGVTQRTVILQGNSGNGKSFTVQKIMLDWACGAFYTEMFDFVFHLQCKELNESEHTNLAEILSCSINAEVIAEVLRSPGKLLFLIDGFDELRPSQNSSKSLLTDPHKTASVQAILSALLQRKMLPGGFLLVTTRSTAMPILRNVLKHPYRFIEILGFTEERVKEYFKKFFKDEDDALSCKAYEYVKANHSLFTACFIPVICWIICTYIKENGIDLINGLETSTSIYVHFVSTMLKHHWQDLHDPVQDLLMSLGQLAEKGIREKKVLFEVKAVNADFVNIPFLCKIPFRKRVLSQPEFMLSFVHLSFQEFFTALYYLLLDDEESQKKTKRLLHCEDGSLSTCARDIKLQHLPIIRFVCGLCNKNVSSEFSLDMNLKQVSPSIKTLLKKWILQSIAECGHKREGKVGEGIVFIFHCLYELHEEDFVKEAIKGLEEINLGITFLTTTDCWVLLYCLQCCQRIRNLNLAQCCGITADKLRMLQPALCRCEKLCLLLEELNDADVNDLVLALGEGNTLRYLRQKKGALSEHSMKLVLDTLNKQKRLGAIELLIKSISIETALQLLNTEVTSMRLKVNEDCDDSVCSSLYVSNSDGEFRMNIIKYSPGTPPSLSRVFLTCLNPEISGTNWKEFLQVFHKINSSSEICAEFEEHLSSLMCFLRSVNGLREIDLDVLSLNEMWFSCLLSIIQTCHTLHKVKVKTKKNINEECVCSSLSMARKDCDFMLKICGYSRPPTEPSLATIFLITPHANLSTTNWKGILQPLHKINHSTEVCAEFQEGLSSLLCFLVSVKGLREINLDLFRLTERWSSYVLSVIQTCPTLQTVKVSTDMWNGLLLEEGIMFLQKSQKRSDCTLTVFGMRCQKQTDKCTLDVKGKYMMDLNCNQNVKLKF; from the exons ATGCCTCCGAGCCACCTCGAACTCCAGCCCAAACCTTCTGAGTTTGCCCCCCTCTCTGACGCTTCTCTGGGCGTGGTCTATGCTA GTAATGACGCAGGTCCACAAAGCTCGCCAAATGTGGACATTTCAGCTCAGAATGGAAGTCAGGTTACAGCAGTGATCCTCGTAGATTCAACTGTTCATGGAGATATCAATATTAACAGCTTAAGTGCCAAAG CTGAATATAAAAAGATGATTGTTGACATGTATTCAACGGTGGAAGAATATAATTCTTTCCCTGGTGTAAATATACACCTGGCTGAACGCTTTGTTGACCTGCTGATggtacagaaacacagagaggtgAATGAGAGACAGCAGGAGATAATCTGCAAAGGACAGAAGCTCCACAACATCTTAGGCAAAAGGAATACAGATGAATACTGTACAACAAGCATTCATCAGATGTTCTGTCCTGATGCTTCTGGAGTTACCCAAAGGACTGTCATTCTCCAGGGAAATTCTGGAAATGGGAAATCCTTCACTGTACAAAAGATCATGTTAGATTGGGCATGTGGAGCTTTCTACACAGAAATGTTTGATTTTGTCTTTCACCTGCAGTGTAAAGAGTTGAATGAATCAGAACACACAAATTTGGCAGAAATTCTTTCATGCAGCATAAATGCAGAGGTGATCGCTGAGGTCTTGCGCTCACCGGGGAAACTCCTGTTCCTCATAGATGGCTTTGATGAACTCAGACCTTCACAAAACAGCTCAAAGTCGCTACTGACTGACCCACATAAAACAGCGTCGGTCCAGGCCATCCTCAGTGCCCTGCTTCAACGAAAAATGCTCCCGGGCGGTTTTTTGCTGGTCACGACCCGGTCCACAGCTATGCCTATACTGAGAAATGTTCTCAAACACCCTTACCGTTTTATTGAAATATTGGGCTTCACTGAGGAAAGGGTGAAGGAGTACTTTAAGAAGTTCTTCAAGGATGAAGATGATGCTCTATCCTGTAAAGCCTATGAATATGTGAAGGCCAACCATAGCCTTTTCACAGCCTGCTTCATCCCAGTCATCTGCTGGATCATCTGCACATACATCAAAGAAAACGGCATTGATCTAATAAACGGATTAGAGACAAGCACCTCTATATATGTTCATTTTGTGTCCACTATGTTGAAGCATCACTGGCAGGATCTCCATGACCCTGTTCAAGATCTGCTGATGAGCCTCGGCCAGCTAGCAGAAAAAGGGATTCGGGAGAAGAAAGTGCTCTTTGAGGTCAAGGCAGTGAATGCAGATTTTGTAAATATTCCCTTCCTGTGCAAAATTCCTTTCAGGAAAAGGGTTCTTTCCCAACCAGAATTTATGTTGAGTTTTGTGCACCTGAGCTTTCAGGAGTTCTTCACAGCCCTGTACTATCTGCTGCTGGATGATGAAGAGTCCCAGAAGAAGACCAAAAGGTTGCTTCACTGTGAGGATGGAAGCCTTTCTACATGTGCAAGAGACATAAAATTACAGCACCTGCCCATTATTCGTTTTGTCTGTGGTCTCTGTAATAAGAATGTGAGCAGTGAATTCTCTCTTGATATGAATCTCAAACAGGTATCTCCTTCCATAAAAACTCTGCTGAAGAAATGGATACTACAAAGTATCGCTGAGTGTGGTCACAAGCGTGAAGGAAAAGTGGGTGAAGGAATAGTGTTCATCTTCCACTGTCTCTATGAGCTACACGAAGAAGACTTTGTTAAGGAAGCTATCAAAGGCTTGGAAGAAATAAATCTGGGCATTACATTCCTGACCACCACAGACTGCTGGGTTCTGCTCTACTGCCTCCAATGCTGTCAGCGAATCAGAAACTTGAATCTTGCGCAGTGCTGTGGAATAACAGCTGACAAGTTGCGAATGCTTCAGCCTGCACTCTGCAGATGTGAGAAGTTATG TTTACTTCTGGAAGAACTGAATGACGCTGATGTCAATGACCTGGTTTTGGCACTGGGAGAAGGAAATACACTCAGATATTTACG CCAGAAGAAAGGTGCACTTTCAGAACATAGTATGAAGCTGGTTCTCGACACtctaaacaaacagaaaagacTGGGTGCAATTGAGCTCTTAATCAAGAGCATTTCCATTGAGACTGCACTCCAGCTCCTAAATACTGAAGTAACAAGCATGAG GCTGAAGGTGAACGAAGACTGTGATGACAGTGTCTGCTCAAGTCTCTACGTGTCCAACAGTGATGGAGAATTCAG GATGAACATAATTAAGTACAGTCCAGGAACTCCACCCTCTCTGTCGAGAGTCTTCCTTACCTGCCTAAACCCTGAGATATCTGGCACTAACTGGAAAGAATTCTTACAAGTATTTCACAAAATAAACAGCTCATCAGAAAT TTGTGCTGAGTTCGAGGAGCATCTGTCTTCTCttatgtgttttctgaggtcagTGAATGGTCTGAGGGAAATTGATCTGGATGTGTTAAGTTTAAATGAGATGTGGTTTTCCTGCCTCCTCTCCATCATCCAGACCTGCCACACGCTACATAAAGTCAA AGTTAAAACGAAGAAGAATATTAATGAAGAGTGTGTCTGCTCTTCACTCTCTATGGCAAGAAAGGACTGTGATTTCAT gctGAAAATTTGCGGATACAGCCGTCCACCCACTGAACCTTCACTGGCAACAATTTTCCTCATCACCCCACACGCTAACCTGTCCACGACCAACTGGAAAGGCATCTTACAACCACTGCACAAAATAAACCACTCAACAGAAGT ATGTGCTGAGTTTCAGGAGGGTTTATCTTCTCTGCTGTGTTTCCTGGTGTCAGTGAAGGGTCTGAGGGAGATTAATCTGGATTTGTTCAGGTTGACTGAGAGATGGTCTTCCTACGTCCTCTCCGTAATCCAGACCTGCCCAACCCTACAAACAGTCAA GGTGTCCACTGATATGTGGAATGGATTATTACTAGAAGAAGGAATCATGTTCCTGCAAAAATCACAGAAACGCTCAGACTGCACCCTCACGGTCTTTGG GATGAGATGCCAGAAACAAACTGATAAATGCACACTGGATGTCAAGGGAAAGTATATGATGGATCTCAACTGCAACCAAAATGTGAAGCTTAAGTTCTAA
- the LOC136677519 gene encoding caspase b-like isoform X2 has translation MANQVRVQEVLLRALEDLNADELKRFQWHLVQGVLDGYPPLPKAKLEGVSVQETVNQLMQVYDDKDAMRVAEITLKRMNQNQLARILTEALVKGFIQHRVELNKGDDILP, from the exons ATGGCGAATCAGGTGCGTGTGCAGGAGGTTCTGCTGAGGGCTCTGGAGGACTTAAATGCTGATGAACTGAAAAGGTTCCAGTGGCACCTGGTGCAGGGTGTTTTGGATGGTTACCCACCTCTCCCCAAAGCCAAGttggagggggtgtcagtccaAGAGACCGTTAACCAGCTGATGCAGGTGTACGATGATAAAGATGCCATGCGTGTTGCTGAGATTACACTGAAGCGAATGAACCAAAACCAGCTGGCCCGCATCCTGACTGAGGCTCTGGTCAAAG GATTCATTCAGCATCGAGTGGAGCTCAATAAAGGAGATGACATCCTGCCCTGA